Proteins encoded by one window of Candidatus Endowatersipora endosymbiont of Watersipora subatra:
- the purQ gene encoding phosphoribosylformylglycinamidine synthase subunit PurQ, which translates to MKVAILQFPGSNRERDMIKAIKLVSGHSPSLVWHTNAELPDSDLYIIPGGFSYGDYLRSGALAARSPIMNSLYDESKSGKRILGICNGFQILTEAGLLPGCFMKNKNLTFVCKLVCLEVSNNNNPFTLGYKRGEVIRLPVAHHNGNFFCDDQSLKEIEDNNQVAFRYAEGTNPNGSVNNIAGIFNSKGNILGMMPHPENLVELTHGGEEGKRLFEGALNLLETEY; encoded by the coding sequence TTGAAAGTCGCGATCCTACAATTTCCAGGTTCCAATCGTGAAAGGGATATGATAAAGGCCATTAAGCTTGTGAGTGGTCACAGTCCTAGTTTAGTTTGGCATACGAATGCAGAACTTCCTGATTCGGATCTTTACATTATCCCTGGTGGATTTTCTTATGGTGATTACTTACGGTCAGGAGCACTTGCAGCTAGATCTCCTATTATGAATTCTTTATACGATGAGAGTAAATCTGGTAAGAGAATACTTGGTATATGTAATGGATTTCAAATTCTTACTGAGGCAGGTCTTTTGCCGGGTTGTTTCATGAAGAATAAAAATCTTACTTTTGTATGCAAGTTAGTTTGCTTAGAAGTATCAAATAATAACAATCCGTTCACTTTAGGTTACAAAAGAGGAGAGGTAATCCGTTTACCTGTAGCTCATCACAACGGCAATTTTTTTTGTGATGATCAATCCCTGAAAGAAATTGAAGATAATAATCAGGTCGCTTTTCGATACGCTGAAGGCACAAATCCGAATGGATCAGTTAATAATATTGCTGGTATATTTAATTCAAAGGGTAATATCCTGGGTATGATGCCTCATCCAGAAAATTTAGTAGAATTGACCCATGGTGGAGAAGAAGGCAAGCGACTTTTTGAAGGTGCTCTCAATTTATTAGAGACTGAGTATTAA
- the purS gene encoding phosphoribosylformylglycinamidine synthase subunit PurS: protein MRFKTFRARVSVTLKKSVLDPQGKAIEGTLASLKFKRICEVRQGKLFNIQLKALSEKEAKDLLFAMCEKLLVNTVFENYEIEIVD from the coding sequence ATGAGATTTAAAACTTTTCGAGCACGTGTATCAGTAACACTCAAAAAAAGCGTATTGGATCCACAGGGAAAAGCTATAGAAGGAACACTCGCCTCACTTAAGTTTAAGAGAATTTGTGAAGTGCGTCAAGGAAAACTCTTTAATATTCAACTAAAGGCGTTATCAGAAAAAGAAGCAAAGGATCTATTATTTGCAATGTGTGAAAAGCTTTTGGTGAATACCGTTTTTGAAAATTACGAGATTGAAATAGTCGATTGA
- the purC gene encoding phosphoribosylaminoimidazolesuccinocarboxamide synthase, giving the protein MNRRRRIYEGKAKTLYEGPEPGTLIQFFKDDVTAFNTKKHEIFDGKGVLNNRISEYVFDNLNRIGIPTHFIKRMNMREQLIKEVEMIPLEIVVRNIAAGQMIQHLGVKEGTVLPRSIIEFYYKNNALNDPLVSEEHITAFGWASPSEIDDMMALIIRVNDFLSGLFWGIGIQLVDFKIECGRLFEGDLMRIIVADEISPDSCRLWDIKTKRKMDKDCFRENLGGMIENYCEVAFRLGIINQKETQRATGPILVKSDQ; this is encoded by the coding sequence ATGAATAGACGCCGCCGTATTTATGAAGGGAAGGCCAAAACCCTCTATGAAGGACCTGAACCGGGAACGCTCATCCAATTTTTTAAGGATGATGTTACTGCATTTAACACTAAAAAACACGAAATATTTGATGGGAAGGGTGTGCTGAACAATAGAATTTCTGAGTATGTATTCGACAATTTAAATCGTATTGGCATTCCTACCCATTTCATTAAGCGTATGAATATGCGTGAGCAGTTGATCAAGGAAGTAGAGATGATTCCTCTTGAAATTGTTGTTCGAAATATTGCTGCTGGCCAAATGATTCAACATCTCGGAGTTAAAGAAGGGACAGTTCTTCCCCGTTCGATTATTGAGTTCTACTACAAAAATAATGCCTTAAATGATCCCTTGGTATCAGAAGAGCATATCACAGCCTTTGGGTGGGCTTCACCATCTGAAATTGATGATATGATGGCACTGATTATTCGCGTAAACGATTTTTTATCTGGACTCTTTTGGGGTATTGGCATCCAACTTGTTGATTTTAAAATTGAATGTGGTCGTTTGTTTGAAGGCGATTTAATGAGGATCATTGTAGCGGATGAGATATCCCCAGACTCGTGTCGTCTCTGGGACATCAAAACAAAACGAAAAATGGATAAGGATTGTTTCCGTGAAAATTTGGGAGGCATGATCGAAAATTACTGTGAAGTTGCTTTTCGTCTTGGCATTATAAATCAAAAGGAAACTCAGCGTGCAACTGGCCCTATATTGGTAAAATCAGATCAATGA
- the purB gene encoding adenylosuccinate lyase, whose amino-acid sequence MISRYSRKEMTDIWSTESKFKIWFEIEAHACDALAKNCVIPQKAAETIWKKGKSVLFDVNRIDEIEHETKHDLIAFLTYLSEIIGPDGRFLHQGMTSSDVLDTCFNVQLTKATDLLLQDLDKLLAALKSRAFEHKETITIGRSHGIHAEPTTFGIKLAQAYAEFKRSKSRLIAARSEVATCAISGAVGTFANIDPSVEEHVAKAMGLIPEPLSTQVIPRDRHAMYFSTLAIIASSIERLSTEIRNLQRTEILEVEEFFSHGQKGSSAMPHKRNPVLTENLTGLSRIIRSSAMPAMENVALWHERDISHSSVERIIGPNTTVILDFALARLTDVIETLIIYPHNMKKNINQLHGIIHSQRILLALTQAGCSREHAYQLVQRNAMKVWEEEKDFLTEILADEEVRDILSEKDIRERFNLSYHIRHVNTIFNRVFNN is encoded by the coding sequence ATGATCTCACGATATTCCCGGAAAGAAATGACTGATATCTGGTCAACTGAATCAAAATTCAAGATTTGGTTTGAGATCGAAGCTCATGCCTGTGATGCTTTGGCAAAAAATTGTGTGATCCCTCAAAAAGCTGCTGAAACGATCTGGAAAAAAGGAAAATCGGTTTTATTTGATGTTAATCGGATCGATGAAATTGAACATGAAACAAAGCATGATCTTATTGCCTTTCTTACTTATCTTTCAGAGATTATTGGTCCAGACGGCCGATTTTTACATCAAGGAATGACTTCCTCTGATGTTCTTGATACCTGTTTTAATGTTCAACTCACTAAAGCAACTGATCTTTTGCTTCAGGATCTTGACAAACTACTAGCTGCTCTGAAATCTCGTGCGTTTGAACATAAAGAAACAATTACAATCGGACGTTCTCATGGAATTCACGCAGAACCAACAACATTTGGTATCAAACTTGCGCAGGCATATGCAGAATTTAAACGTTCTAAATCACGATTGATTGCAGCAAGATCAGAAGTTGCTACCTGCGCTATTTCTGGAGCTGTTGGAACCTTTGCTAATATAGATCCCTCAGTTGAAGAGCATGTTGCAAAGGCTATGGGGTTGATACCCGAGCCCTTATCAACTCAAGTGATTCCGCGTGACCGTCATGCTATGTACTTTTCAACCTTGGCAATTATTGCCTCATCTATTGAACGATTATCGACAGAAATACGAAACCTTCAAAGAACAGAAATTCTCGAGGTTGAAGAATTTTTTTCTCATGGACAGAAAGGTTCTTCTGCTATGCCTCATAAAAGGAATCCAGTGCTAACAGAAAATTTAACCGGACTTTCACGAATCATACGCTCTTCTGCTATGCCAGCCATGGAGAATGTTGCACTTTGGCACGAGCGTGATATCTCTCACTCTTCTGTTGAGCGAATCATTGGTCCTAACACAACGGTGATATTGGACTTTGCTTTGGCTCGACTGACGGATGTTATTGAAACATTGATTATCTATCCCCATAATATGAAGAAGAATATTAACCAACTTCATGGAATCATTCACTCTCAGCGTATTTTGCTAGCCTTGACACAAGCAGGGTGTTCACGTGAACATGCTTACCAATTGGTTCAACGCAATGCAATGAAAGTTTGGGAAGAGGAAAAGGACTTTTTGACTGAGATTTTGGCTGATGAAGAAGTTCGTGATATACTATCGGAGAAGGATATTCGAGAAAGATTTAACCTTAGTTATCACATACGTCATGTCAACACAATTTTTAATCGCGTATTTAATAATTGA
- the rpe gene encoding ribulose-phosphate 3-epimerase, whose translation MSSPIIISSSILAADFSRIGCEVKDVLEAGADWIHLDVMDGHFVPNISFGPLLIESLRPLTDTVFDTHLMITPCQPYIESFAKAGSDIITVHMESEPHIYFTLKAIRALGKKSGISLKPETPVSELEHLINLVDLVLIMTVNPGFGGQKFISESSAKIAQAKSLIGDRTIDLEVDGGITKDIAPLVVRAGANVLVAGSSIYNGNDRRAYAENITALRNTIPI comes from the coding sequence ATGTCTTCACCGATCATCATTTCTTCTTCTATATTAGCAGCTGATTTTTCTAGGATTGGATGTGAAGTCAAGGATGTTTTAGAGGCCGGAGCTGACTGGATTCACCTAGACGTGATGGATGGACATTTCGTTCCGAATATTTCGTTTGGGCCCCTTTTAATAGAGAGTTTGCGTCCGCTGACAGATACTGTCTTTGATACACATCTTATGATAACTCCATGTCAACCGTATATTGAGTCTTTCGCAAAAGCTGGCAGCGATATCATAACAGTCCATATGGAATCGGAGCCGCATATCTATTTCACTCTGAAAGCTATTCGTGCACTAGGAAAAAAATCAGGTATATCGCTAAAACCTGAAACACCGGTTTCAGAACTAGAACATTTAATCAATCTCGTTGATCTAGTCTTAATTATGACCGTTAATCCAGGATTTGGTGGACAGAAATTCATTTCTGAATCAAGTGCTAAGATCGCACAAGCCAAATCTCTGATTGGGGACCGCACCATAGATCTAGAAGTTGATGGAGGAATAACAAAAGATATAGCTCCTCTCGTCGTACGAGCTGGGGCAAATGTTCTAGTAGCTGGATCCTCAATTTATAATGGAAATGATCGAAGGGCATACGCTGAAAATATTACAGCACTCCGAAATACTATCCCGATATAA
- a CDS encoding pyridoxine 5'-phosphate synthase: MSVALSVNLNAVAQLRNRRNLPWPSVIGMGRVALNSGAQGITIHPRPDQRHIRFSDVGELLALIDNEFPDRELNIEGYPSDDFVLLCEKHRPKQVTLVPDDPVQTTSDHGWDFRVSYKKLSPIVARLKGGGMRISLFTDPNPEVIKWVTQTGCNRIELYTGPYGATYLDPEQSKEELERLVQTADTAQSRGIDVNAGHDLTIQNLSALLARIPYLAEVSIGHALTADALEYGMAQTVKRFLKVCSGDRIQT, from the coding sequence ATGTCTGTCGCCTTATCTGTTAACCTTAACGCAGTTGCTCAATTACGAAATCGACGGAATCTACCATGGCCATCGGTAATCGGTATGGGACGAGTAGCGTTGAACAGTGGAGCACAAGGGATTACGATTCACCCTCGTCCTGATCAGCGCCATATTCGTTTTAGTGATGTGGGCGAGTTACTTGCCTTGATTGATAATGAGTTTCCTGATCGTGAATTGAACATTGAAGGTTACCCTTCAGATGATTTTGTTCTCCTTTGCGAGAAACATAGACCGAAACAGGTAACGTTGGTTCCTGATGATCCAGTCCAGACAACATCAGATCATGGTTGGGACTTTCGTGTTAGCTATAAGAAATTGTCTCCCATTGTTGCACGATTAAAGGGAGGAGGTATGAGGATTTCTCTTTTTACTGATCCTAATCCAGAAGTCATAAAATGGGTAACTCAAACAGGCTGTAATCGTATAGAACTTTATACAGGCCCTTATGGAGCAACGTATCTGGATCCAGAACAGTCGAAAGAAGAACTTGAAAGACTTGTCCAAACTGCTGACACTGCACAGTCACGAGGTATAGATGTCAATGCTGGTCACGATCTCACGATTCAGAATCTTTCGGCCCTCCTTGCGCGTATTCCTTATTTAGCCGAAGTTTCCATCGGCCATGCATTAACTGCTGATGCCCTCGAATATGGAATGGCTCAAACGGTCAAGCGATTTTTAAAGGTATGTAGTGGGGATAGAATTCAAACATAA